From Populus trichocarpa isolate Nisqually-1 chromosome 19, P.trichocarpa_v4.1, whole genome shotgun sequence, a single genomic window includes:
- the LOC7469827 gene encoding probable UDP-N-acetylglucosamine--peptide N-acetylglucosaminyltransferase SEC, with protein MISLQSGGRPAAFGSARDDAVGGFQLNLEPSASSSAPLSLLPFKGRDSHHEVVDEEAHLEQAHKLYKSGNYKQALEHSSAVYERSPQRTDNLLLLGAIYYQLQDYDMCIAKNEEALRLQPRFAECYGNMANAWKEKGDIDRAIRYYLVSIELRPNFADAWSNLASAYMRKGRLNEASQCCRQALALNPLLVDAHSNLGNLMKAQGLVQEAYSCYLEALRIQPSFAIAWSNLAGLFMESGDLNRALQYYKEAVKLKPKFPDAYLNLGNVYKALGMPQEAIMCYQRAVQTRPNYAMAFGNLASTCYERGQVELAILHYKQAIACDQRFLEAYNNLGNALKDVGRVDEALQCYNQCLSIQPNHPQALTNLGNIYMEWNMSAAAASCYKATLAVTTGLSAPFNNLAVIYKQQGNYSDAISCYNEVLRIEPMAADGLVNRGNTYKEIGRVSEAIQDYIHAINIRPTMAEAHANLASAYKDSGHVEAAIKSYRQALLLRPDFPEATCNLLHTLQCVCCWEDRDKMFDEVEGIIRRQISMSVLPSVQPFHAIAYPIDPVLALEISHKYAAHCSIIASRFALSPFKHPAPLPVKHERGSGRLRIGYVSSDFGNHPLSHLMGSVFGMHNRENVEVFCYALSPNDGTEWRQRTQFEAEHFIDVSAMSSDMIAKLINEDKIQILINLNGYTKGARNEIFAMQPAPIQVSYMGFPGTTGATYIDYLVTDEFVSPTRFSHIYSEKLVHLPHCYFVNDYKQKNLDVLDPTCQHKRLDYGLPEDKFIFACFNQLYKMDPEIFNTWCNILKRVPNSALWLLRFPAAGEMRLRAYAVAQGVNPDQIIFTDVAMKQEHIRRSALADLFLDTPLCNAHTTGTDILWAGLPMVTMPLEKMATRVAGSLCLATGLGDEMIVSSMKEYEERAVSLALNKPKLQSLTNRLKAFRMTCPLFDTKRWVRNLERAYFKMWNIHCSGQQPHHFKVAENDFDCPYDR; from the exons ATGATTTCGTTGCAGAGTGGTGGTCGCCCGGCTGCTTTTGGTTCGGCTCGCGATGACGCCGTCGGTGGCTTCCAGCTGAATCTGGAGCCGTCGGCTTCTTCTTCGGCTCCGTTGAGTTTGTTGCCTTTTAAAGGCCGCGATTCTCATCATGAAG TTGTTGATGAAGAAGCACACTTGGAGCAGGCGCATAAGCTGTACAAATCTGGGAATTACAAACAAGCGTTAGAGCATAGCAGTGCTGTTTACGAGAGAAGTCCACAGCGGACTGataatcttcttcttttgggtGCTATTTATTATCAG TTGCAAGATTATGATATGTGCATTGCAAAAAACGAGGAAGCTCTTAGACTTCAGCCGCGTTTTGCGGAGTGCTATGGAAACATGGCAAATGCTTGGAAG GAAAAGGGTGATATTGATCGTGCAATTCGATACTATTTGGTTTCCATTGAG CTTCGACCCAACTTTGCTGATGCTTGGTCAAATTTGGCTAGTGCATACATGCGAAAGGGAAGACTTAATGAGGCGTCACAATGTTGTCGTCAGGCCCTGGCATTGAATCCTCTTCTG GTTGATGCTCATAGCAATCTTGGGAATTTAATGAAGGCTCAGGGATTAGTGCAAGAA GCATACAGTTGCTACCTTGAGGCTCTACGGATACAACCAAGTTTTGCTATTGCATGGTCAAATCTTGCTGGTCTCTTTATGGAGTCTGGTGACCTTAACAGAGCACTTCAATATTATAAG GAAGCTGTAAAACTTAAACCTAAATTTCCTGATGCCTACTTAAATCTTGGAAATGTTTACAAG GCCCTGGGAATGCCTCAAGAGGCTATTATGTGTTATCAGCGAGCAGTTCAGACACGACCAAACTACGCGATGGCTTTTG GAAATTTGGCTAGTACATGTTATGAGCGAGGCCAAGTGGAGCTGGCGATTCTTCATTATAAGCAAGCCATTGCTTGTGATCAGAGATTTTTAGAGGCTTACAATAACTTG GGCAATGCATTGAAAGATGTTGGTAGAGTGGATGAAGCACTGCAATGCTATAAT CAATGTCTTTCAATACAACCAAACCATCCTCAAGCACTTACCAACCTCgggaatatatatatggaaTG GAATATGTCTGCAGCTGCTGCTTCATGTTACAAGGCCACTTTGGCTGTCACGACGGGGCTGTCTGCTCCTTTCAATAATCTTGCTGTAATCTATAAACAACAG GGAAATTACTCGGATGCTATATCTTGCTATAATGAGGTTCTTCGAATCGAACCCATGGCAGCTGATGGACTTGTAAATAGGGGCAACACTTACAAGGAGATTGGTAGAGTAAGCGAGGCAATTCAAGACTACATTCATGCTATCAATATCCGGCCAACCATGGCGGAAGCACATGCAAATTTGGCTTCAGCTTATAAAGACAG CGGACATGTGGAGGCTGCTATAAAGAGCTATAGGCAGGCACTGCTTCTGCGACCAGACTTTCCAGAAGCAACATGCAACCTTTTACATACATTGCAG TGTGTCTGCTGTTGGGAGGATCGCGATAAAATGTTCGATGAAGTCGAAGGGATTATTCGGAGACAGATTTCG ATGTCAGTTCTTCCTAGTGTGCAGCCTTTTCATGCTATAGCATATCCTATTGATCCCGTGCTTGCGCTTGAAATCAG TCACAAGTATGCAGCTCATTGCTCCATAATTGCATCTCGTTTTGCACTTTCTCCCTTCAAGCATCCTGCCCCTCTTCCTGTTAAGCATGAACGTGGAAGTGGGAGACTTAGAATTGGATACGTGAGCAGTGACTTTGGCAACCATCCGTTGTCACACCTTATGGGCTCTGTATTTGGTATGCACAACAGAGAAAATGTTGAG GTTTTCTGCTATGCTTTGAGTCCAAATGATGGTACTGAGTGGAGGCAGCGTACCCAGTTTGAAGCTGAGCATTTCATAGATGTATCTGCCATGTCATCAGATATGATTGCCAAACTAATTAATGAGGACAAGATACAGATCCTTATCAACCTTAATGGGTATACCAAG GGGGCCAGAAATGAAATATTTGCTATGCAACCTGCACCTATACAGGTTTCATACATGGGATTCCCTGGGACTACAGGAGCAACATACATTGATTACTTGGTCACTGATGAG TTTGTTTCACCCACCCGTTTCTCGCATATTTATTCTGAAAAGCTGGTTCACCTGCCACATTGCTACTTTGTGAATGATTATAAACAG AAAAACCTGGATGTGTTGGATCCAACGTGCCAGCACAAGCGATTGGATTATGGTCTCCCTGAAGATAAATTCATATTTGCATGCTTCAATCAGTTGTACAAAATGGATCCTGAAATCTTTAATACTTG GTGCAACATTCTTAAACGTGTACCCAACAGTGCACTTTGGCTCCTTAGGTTCCCTGCTGCAGGGGAAATGAGACTGCGAGcat ATGCTGTTGCACAGGGGGTGAATCCAGACCAAATTATTTTCACAGATGTTGCCATGAAACAAGAGCATATCAGACGCAGTGCTTTGGCAGATTTATTTCTCGACAC gCCATTATGCAATGCACATACCACGGGGACAGATATTCTGTGGGCAGGTTTGCCAATGGTGACCATGCCCCTTGAGAAAATGGCTACAAGAGTTGCTGGATCGCTTTGCCTTGCCACCGGACTTGGGGACGAGATGATTGTTAGCAG TATGAAAGAATATGAAGAGAGGGCTGTGTCTCTTGCATTAAATAAGCCAAAGCTTCAGTCCCTGACAAACAGATTGAAGGCATTCCGAATGACTTGCCCTCTGTTTGACACAAAACGCTGG GTTAGAAACCTGGAGAGGGCATATTTCAAAATGTGGAATATTCATTGCTCAGGCCAGCAACCCCATCACTTTAAAGTTGCTGAAAATGATTTTGACTGCCCTTACGATAGATGA
- the LOC7469826 gene encoding probable leucine-rich repeat receptor-like protein kinase At5g63930, which yields MERISYRLLPVFVLVVSLLFHQSMGLNAEGQYLLDIKSRIGDTYNHLSNWNPNDSIPCGWKGVNCTSDYNPVVWRLDLSSMNLSGSLSPSIGGLVHLTLLDLSFNALSQNIPSEIGNCSSLESLYLNNNLFESQLPVELAKLSCLTALNVANNRISGPFPDQIGNLSSLSLLIAYSNNITGSLPASLGNLKHLRTFRAGQNLISGSLPSEIGGCESLEYLGLAQNQLSGEIPKEIGMLQNLTALILRSNQLSGPIPMELSNCTYLETLALYDNKLVGPIPKELGNLVYLKRFYLYRNNLNGTIPREIGNLSSALEIDFSENELTGEIPIELKNIAGLSLLYIFENMLTGVIPDELTTLENLTKLDISINNLTGTIPVGFQHMKQLIMLQLFDNSLSGVIPRGLGVYGKLWVVDISNNHLTGRIPRHLCRNENLILLNMGSNNLTGYIPTGVTNCRPLVQLHLAENGLVGSFPSDLCKLANLSSLELDQNMFTGPIPPEIGQCHVLQRLHLSGNHFTGELPKEIGKLSQLVFFNVSTNFLTGVIPAEIFNCKMLQRLDLTRNNFVGALPSEIGALSQLEILKLSENQLSEHIPVEVGNLSRLTDLQMGGNSFSGEIPAELGGISSLQIALNLSYNNLTGAIPAELGNLVLLEFLLLNDNHLSGEIPDAFDKLSSLLGCNFSNNDLTGPLPSLPLFQKTGISSFLGNKGLCGGTLGNCNEFPHLSSHPPDTEGTSVRIGKIIAIISAVIGGSSLILIIVIIYFMRRPVAIIASLPDKPSSSPVSDIYFSPKDGFTFQDLVVATDNFDDSFVLGRGACGTVYKAVLRCGRIIAVKRLASNREGNNIDNSFRAEILTLGNIRHRNIVKLYGFCNHQGSNLLLYEYLARGSLGELLHGSSCGLDWRTRFKIALGAAQGLAYLHHDCKPRIFHRDIKSNNILLDEKFEAHVGDFGLAKVIDMPQWKSMSAVAGSYGYIAPEYAYTMKVTEKCDIYSYGVVLLELLTGRTPVQSLDQGGDLVSWVRNYIQVHSLSPGMLDDRINLQDQNTIPHMITVMKIALVCTSMSPLDRPTMREVVSMLMESNKLEGHFDSSSSSSPSHHSNSSDELIIHV from the exons ATGGAGAGAATATCATATAGGCTGCTCCCTGtatttgttcttgttgtttcccTCTTGTTTCATCAGTCCATGGGGCTTAATGCTGAGGGGCAATACCTCCTAGATATAAAGAGTAGAATTGGTGACACCTATAACCATCTTAGCAACTGGAATCCTAATGATTCCATTCCTTGTGGGTGGAAAGGTGTGAATTGCACCAGTGATTACAATCCAGTGGTTTGGCGTCTTGATTTGAGTTCAATGAATCTTTCTGGCTCTTTATCACCAAGTATAGGTGGATTGGTTCATTTGACACTTCTTGATCTTTCTTTTAATGCTTTGTCTCAAAATATACCTAGTGAAATCGGAAATTGTTCGAGTTTGGAGTCTCTTTATCTGAACAATAACCTTTTTGAAAGCCAACTCCCTGTGGAATTAGCTAAGCTTTCTTGTTTGACGGCTTTGAATGTAGCCAACAATAGAATATCAGGTCCTTTTCCTGATCAGATTGGAAACCTTTCCTCTCTGTCACTATTGATTGCATACAGTAATAACATCACCGGATCATTGCCTGCTTCTCTTGGAAACCTTAAGCATTTGAGGACTTTTAGGGCAGGGCAGAATTTGATATCCGGAAGCTTACCTTCGGAGATAGGTGGATGTGAGAGTTTGGAGTATCTTGGTCTTGCACAAAATCAGTTAAGTGGTGAAATACCAAAAGAAATTGGAATGCTCCAGAACTTGACGGCTTTGATCCTTCGGTCTAATCAGCTTTCTGGGCCTATTCCAATGGAGCTGAGCAATTGCACCTATTTGGAGACCCTTGCTCTCTATGACAACAAACTTGTAGGGCCTATACCCAAGGAGCTTGGTAATCTTGTATATCTGAAGAGGTTTTACCTCTACAGAAATAACTTGAACGGGACAATTCCAAGAGAGATTGGAAATCTGTCTTCTGCATTAGAGATCGACTTCTCGGAGAATGAGTTGACTGGAGAGATACCGATTGAGCTGAAGAACATAGCCGGGCTGTCGttgctttatatttttgagaACATGCTTACCGGTGTCATACCAGATGAGCTCACAACTTTGGAAAACCTGACAAAGCTTGACATATCAATCAATAATCTCACTGGTACTATTCCTGTGGGTTTCCAGCATATGAAGCAGCTGATCATGTTGCAGCTCTTCGATAACTCATTGAGCGGTGTCATTCCTCGAGGACTTGGAGTCTACGGCAAACTTTGGGTGGTTGACATTTCAAATAACCACTTAACAGGAAGAATACCGCGCCATCTTTGCAGAAATGAAAACCTGATTTTGCTGAACATGGGGTCAAACAATCTCACGGGTTATATCCCAACAGGGGTGACAAATTGCAGGCCGCTGGTTCAACTTCATCTTGCAGAAAATGGCCTTGTGGGAAGTTTCCCATCTGATTTGTGCAAGTTGGCGAACCTCTCTAGTCTTGAATTGGATCAGAACATGTTCACTGGGCCAATTCCTCCAGAGATTGGTCAATGCCATGTTCTGCAAAGGCTGCATCTCTCTGGTAACCATTTTACTGGTGAATTGCCAAAAGAGATTGGCAAACTGTCCCAGCTGGTGTTTTTTAACGTCTCAACAAATTTTCTCACCGGAGTGATACCGGCAGAGATTTTTAACTGCAAGATGCTTCAACGGCTTGATCTCACCAGGAATAATTTTGTGGGTGCTTTACCAAGTGAGATAGGAGCCCTTTCCCAACTGGAGATTCTCAAGCTTTCAGAGAATCAACTTTCCGAGCACATACCTGTGGAAGTAGGAAATTTGTCACGCCTAACTGACTTACAAATGGGAGGCAACTCATTTTCTGGTGAGATACCGGCTGAgttgggtggcatttcaagcTTGCAGATTGCCCTGAATCTTAGTTACAACAATCTCACCGGCGCAATCCCCGCAGAGCTTGGGAATCTTGTATTGCTGGAATTCCTGCTTCTCAACGACAATCATCTGAGTGGTGAAATCCCAGACGCCTTCGATAAATTATCTAGCTTACTTGGATGCAACTTCTCAAACAATGATTTGACAGGGCCTTTACCTTCCCTGCCATTATTCCAAAAGACAGGCATCAGCAGCTTTCTTGGGAACAAAGGGCTTTGTGGTGGAACTCTTGGAAATTGTAATGAATTTCCACATTTGTCATCTCATCCCCCAGATACTGAAGGGACAAGTGTTCgtataggaaaaataattgctattatTTCTGCAGTCATTGGTGGGAGTTCTCTCATTTTAATTATAGTGATTATATACTTCATGAGACGTCCGGTCGCCATAATTGCTTCTTTGCCAGATAAACCATCCTCTTCTCCAGTTTCAGACATTTACTTTTCCCCCAAGGATGGGTTCACTTTCCAGGACTTAGTTGTGGCAACTGACAATTTCGATGATAGCTTCGTTTTAGGGAGGGGAGCCTGTGGAACTGTATACAAGGCAGTCTTGCGATGTGGTCGTATCATTGCAGTTAAGAGGCTGGCGTCTAACAGGGAGGGAAACAATATTGATAATAGCTTCCGTGCTGAGATTCTGACTTTGGGAAATATCAGGCATCGGAATATTGTGAAGCTGTATGGTTTCTGCAATCACCAGGGCTCCAACCTGCTTCTTTATGAATACTTGGCAAGGGGAAGCTTGGGAGAATTGCTCCATGGATCATCATGCGGTCTTGATTGGCGGACAAGATTCAAGATTGCCCTTGGAGCTGCTCAAGGTCTTGCTTATTTGCATCATGATTGCAAGCCTCGGATATTTCATCGTGACATTAAGTCCAATAACATTCTGCTTGATGAGAAGTTTGAAGCTCATGTCGGGGACTTTGGGCTCGCAAAGGTGATTGATATGCCACAATGGAAATCAATGTCTGCTGTTGCCGGTTCTTATGGCTACATTGCCCCTG AATATGCATACACCATGAAAGTCACCGAAAAATGCGACATTTATAGCTACGGAGTAGTCTTACTAGAACTGCTGACCGGCAGAACACCTGTGCAATCACTAGATCAAGGCGGCGATCTTGTGTCCTGGGTAAGAAACTACATTCAAGTTCATTCCTTATCACCTGGAATGCTTGATGATCGAATCAATCTGCAAGATCAGAATACAATCCCTCACATGATTACTGTCATGAAAATTGCTCTAGTCTGCACAAGCATGTCTCCTCTGGACAGACCAACAATGCGAGAGGTTGTTTCGATGCTCATGGAGTCGAATAAACTTGAAGGACACTTCGATTCTTCCTCCTCGTCTTCGCCGAGTCATCATTCTAATTCTAGCGATGAACTTATCATACATGTGTAA